In a genomic window of Trichoderma atroviride chromosome 4, complete sequence:
- a CDS encoding uncharacterized protein (EggNog:ENOG41): protein MVPVRKPGRPLSSCPHPASKSCTCAALMAAIPKSHKCPCGTAEEAAGRKAAAETADREPSNGMVTPPSPAPKGTSATPAYRVQKANSKNGPAKKQIDPASLERMDVNQLNILSSPELKSPVSPTNGNMPTTPITAFPSYGMMGFIPNGNAFNPNPAMFPLYQQLASANPAAGPAATKPMAPNGHALVNGHAVVAAKSCCGPAKPTLAQPNEQHAPKANGTNGVEKQPKSCCSSKAEKSETKPQERMPASAIAPQANGMVMPQFTNVPMGMPNGLYPYFAQPAIFAYPPQYGSYMQPLQPDQWRQLMTALSFGQQQQPTNGQQNIPYSAPAPVPAVPAPSQQYPQTSNSEADSTWTAHHCGCGDGCQCIGCATHPYNTATQNYVRSAWNSMAEDSPKRHRHSDSVSTPSINGSYEMPTPSGQSPIGGSTPVMAKMEETASPSTAHTPSDATSTLGEEMTLSANDFFFVSYPFGDICEGEMANCPCGDGCQCIGCAIHVTVQHGP from the coding sequence ATGGTCCCCGTGCGCAAGCCGGGACGGCCGTTGAGCTCGTGTCCGCACCCTGCTTCAAAGTCGTGCACATGTGCTGCGCTCATGGCTGCCATCCCGAAGAGCCACAAGTGTCCCTGCGGCACCGCGGAGGAGGCAGCTGGCCGTAAGGCGGCCGCCGAGACGGCAGACCGGGAGCCGTCGAATGGAATGGTGACGCCCCCGAGCCCGGCACCAAAGGGAACCTCAGCTACACCGGCATACCGCGTACAAAAGGCCAATTCGAAGAATGGACCGGCTAAAAAGCAGATCGACCCCGCCAGCCTCGAAAGAATGGACGTCAACCAGTTGAACATACTCTCTTCCCCAGAACTGAAATCGCCAGTATCGCCGACCAATGGCAACATGCCCACGACGCCCATCACGGCCTTCCCCAGCTACGGAATGATGGGCTTTATCCCCAACGGCAACGCCTTTAACCCCAACCCAGCCATGTTTCCACTCTATCAGCAACTGGCATCGGCAAATCCAGCGGCTGGCCCCGCCGCGACCAAACCCATGGCACCCAATGGCCATGCCCTCGTGAATGGACACGCTGTCGTCGCAGccaagagctgctgcggcccTGCGAAACCGACCTTGGCGCAGCCGAATGAACAACATGCACCTAAAGCGAACGGAACAAATGGCGTTGAAAAGCAGcccaagagctgctgctcatccAAGGCAGAGAAATCAGAGACGAAGCCTCAAGAACGCATGCCTGCATCAGCAATAGCTCCTCAGGCCAACGGCATGGTGATGCCGCAGTTTACTAATGTGCCGATGGGTATGCCAAATGGCCTGTATCCTTACTTTGCCCAGCCTGCCATATTCGCGTACCCACCACAATACGGTTCCTATATGCAACCACTTCAGCCAGATCAGTGGAGACAGCTGATGACGGCACTGAGCTttggacagcagcagcaaccaaCAAACGGACAGCAGAATATTCCGTACAGCGCACCCGCTCCGGTACCCGCCGTACCCGCCCCATCGCAGCAATACCCGCAGACCAGCAACTCAGAAGCAGATTCTACATGGACGGCTCACCATTGCGGCTGCGGGGATGGTTGTCAGTGTATTGGCTGTGCCACACACCCGTATAACACAGCAACGCAAAATTACGTTCGATCTGCCTGGAACAGTATGGCGGAGGATTCGCCCAAGCGCCACAGACATTCCGATAGCGTCAGTACCCCCAGTATCAACGGCAGCTACGAGATGCCTACACCCTCGGGCCAATCGCCGATTGGCGGCTCGACACCTgtcatggccaagatggaagagacCGCCTCACCTTCAACGGCACACACGCCATCAGATGCCACCTCGACCCTCGGCGAAGAAATGACGTTGTCGGCAaatgactttttctttgttaGCTATCCGTTTGGCGACATTTGCGAGGGAGAGATGGCAAATTGTCCTTGTGGCGAT
- a CDS encoding uncharacterized protein (BUSCO:EOG092D3OJ2) — translation MEGIQTHPANAAQAKAFTAPGSLSFPGASNELTPPLANGDGSQRMAPNGQQAANGNGVTPATPAATPAASQGPSGITPTLQNIVATVNLDCRLDLKTIALHARNAEYNPKRFAAVIMRIREPKTTALIFASGKMVVTGAKSEDDSKLASRKYARIIQKLGFNAKFTDFKIQNIVGSCDIKFPIRLEGLASRHHNFSSYEPELFPGLIYRMIKPKIVLLIFVSGKIVLTGAKVREEIYQAFEMIYPVLQDFRKV, via the exons ATGGAGGGCATTCAAACGCATCCGGCCAACGCCGCTCAGGCTAAGGCCTTTACCGCGCCTGGCTCGCTGTCGTTTCCTGGCGCATCAAACGAGCTCACGCCTCCCTTAGCAAACGGCGATGGCAGCCAGCGAATGGCTCCCAACGGTCAACAGGCTGCGAATGGGAACGGGGTGACTCCTGCAACTCCCGCCGCAACGCCTGCAGCCTCTCAAGGCCCCAGTGGCATTACGCCCACCTTGCA GAACATCGTCGCTACAGTCAACCTCGACTGCCGATTGGACCTGAAGACGATTGCTCTGCACGCCAGAAACGCCGAATACAACCCAAAG CGTTttgccgccgtcatcatgcGTATTCGTGAGCCCAAGACAACTGCCCTCATCTTCGCATCCGGCAAGATGGTTGTTACTGGCGCCAAGTCTGAGGATGACTCCAAGCTAGCCTCTCGCAAATATGCCCGTATCATCCAGAAGCTCGGCTTCAACGCCAAGTTTACGGATTTCAAGATCCAAAACATTGTCGGCTCCTGTGATATCAAGTTCCCCATCCGTCTCGAAGGTCTTGCTTCTCGCCACCACAACTTTAGCTCTTACGAGCCTGAGTTGTTCCCCGGTCTGATTTATCGCATGATCAAGCCCAAGATTGTGCTACTCATTTTCGTATCTGGCAAGATTGTCTTGACAGGTGCCAAAgtgagagaagagatttATCAGGCTTTTGAGATGATCTACCCTGTGCTTCAAG ATTTCCGGAAAGTCTAA